In one window of Miscanthus floridulus cultivar M001 chromosome 12, ASM1932011v1, whole genome shotgun sequence DNA:
- the LOC136498160 gene encoding WEB family protein At2g17940-like, with translation MVGGGGGEVIGGRSGGRGEVVVVGRAEIDTRAPFRSVKEAVVLFGERVLAGELSAGRRPLSVSEHTRSIAQNRVAATRPNHHAVSVAAGAVTTATPRPVPPLTAELEEAKQKLEKEREEKQKMAGCIQTLQEELSHAMMELKRLKARNDEEAGAKVIDLEIDEGLHFTEAAEKQPAPPRGVTADGSLAAAGGELQKKRYVTFADPPTVAATAAACRAPPLPDVVMELHRAPPHQPHQPQPHYYREPRFQRQMSAGHEAAKAMAEEGRKKKKPLIPLVGALFMRRKKSSSSCHDDAAF, from the exons atggtaggaggaggaggtggagaagtCATCGGCGGCCGCAGTGGCGGCCGCGGCGAGGTGGTGGTAGTCGGCCGAGCGGAGATCGACACCAGGGCGCCGTTCCGGTCCGTCAAGGAGGCCGTCGTCCTCTTCGGCGAGAGGGTCCTCGCCGGGGAGCTCTCTGCTGGACGGCGGCCACTCTCCGTCAGCGAG CACACTCGATCGATTGCACAGAATCGAGTGGCGGCAACAAGACCCAACCACCACGCCGTGAGCGTCGCCGCCGGCGCGGTCACCACCGCTACGCCACGCCCCGTGCCACCACTCACCGCGGAGCTGGAGGAGGCAAAGCAGAAGCTGGAGAAGGAGCGGGAGGAGAAGCAGAAGATGGCCGGGTGCATCCAGACCCTACAGGAGGAGCTCAGCCACGCTATGATGGAACTCAAGAGGCTCAAGGCGCGCAACGACGAGGAGGCCGGAGCCAAGGTCATCGACCTGGAGATCGACGAGGGCCTCCACTTCACCGAGGCCGCTGAGAAGCAGCCGGCGCCGCCACGGGGCGTCACCGCTGACGGCAGCCTCGCTGCTGCCGGAGGCGAGCTCCAGAAGAAGAGGTACGTGACGTTCGCCGACCCGCCGAcggtcgccgccaccgccgccgcatgCCGTGCGCCGCCGTTGCCGGATGTGGTGATGGAGCTGCACCGCGCGCCGCCCCATCAGCCCCACCAGCCGCAGCCGCATTACTACCGGGAGCCGCGGTTCCAGAGGCAGATGTCGGCCGGGCACGAGGCCGCCAAGGCGATGGCGGAGgagggaaggaagaagaagaagccgctcaTCCCGCTGGTGGGCGCGCTCTTCATGCGGAGGAAgaagagcagcagcagctgccACGATGACGCGGCGTTTTGA